A single window of Nocardioides baekrokdamisoli DNA harbors:
- the rpmE gene encoding 50S ribosomal protein L31 yields the protein MKADIHPQYIVTNVTCTCGAEFTTRSTNPTGSIRADVCSECHPFYTGKQKILDTGGRVARFEARYGKK from the coding sequence ATGAAGGCCGACATCCACCCGCAGTACATCGTCACCAACGTGACCTGTACCTGTGGCGCTGAGTTCACCACCCGCTCGACCAACCCGACCGGTTCCATCCGTGCGGACGTCTGCAGCGAGTGCCACCCGTTCTACACCGGCAAGCAGAAGATCCTCGACACCGGCGGCCGCGTGGCCCGCTTCGAGGCCCGCTACGGCAAGAAGTAG
- the thrB gene encoding homoserine kinase: MSLVAGRVTVTVPATSANLGPGFDSLGLALGLHDTLHAEVIAGGLEIEVTGAGADSVPRDESHLVVRSMRQAFAVLGENPSGLRLTCENVIPHARGLGSSSAAIVGGLALARALVRDGRERLTDDELFELAAEIEGHPDNVAPAVYGGFTISGNDDAFYAVTAPVDERLSAVVFIPPTGVETKVARGLLPAEVPHADAAANSGRAALMVAALGFAPDQLHRATRDYLHQDYRRPAMPESLALVDALRADGIAAIVSGAGPTVLAFVVENADELLARTPAGWVSHHLRIDTAGVRASLA, translated from the coding sequence ATGAGTCTGGTCGCCGGACGGGTCACCGTCACGGTCCCGGCGACGTCGGCCAATCTCGGCCCGGGGTTCGACTCGCTCGGTCTCGCGCTCGGTCTCCACGACACCTTGCACGCCGAGGTGATCGCGGGGGGACTCGAGATCGAGGTCACGGGCGCTGGTGCCGATTCGGTCCCACGTGACGAGTCGCATCTGGTCGTGCGGTCGATGAGGCAGGCGTTCGCGGTGTTGGGGGAGAACCCCTCGGGATTGCGTCTGACCTGCGAGAACGTCATTCCGCATGCGCGTGGACTGGGTTCGTCCTCCGCCGCGATCGTCGGTGGTCTGGCGCTGGCTCGTGCGCTCGTCCGGGACGGCCGCGAGCGCCTGACTGATGATGAGCTCTTCGAGCTTGCAGCCGAGATCGAGGGCCACCCCGACAACGTGGCGCCAGCGGTGTACGGAGGCTTCACCATCTCCGGCAACGACGACGCCTTCTACGCGGTCACGGCGCCCGTCGACGAACGCCTGAGCGCTGTCGTGTTCATCCCGCCGACCGGTGTCGAGACGAAGGTCGCCCGGGGGTTGCTGCCGGCTGAGGTGCCGCACGCCGACGCGGCTGCCAACAGTGGTCGAGCAGCCTTGATGGTTGCTGCCCTCGGGTTCGCGCCCGACCAACTGCACCGGGCGACGCGGGACTACCTGCATCAGGACTACCGCCGTCCGGCGATGCCCGAATCGCTGGCTCTGGTCGATGCGCTGCGGGCCGATGGGATCGCCGCGATCGTCTCCGGTGCCGGCCCTACCGTTCTGGCATTTGTCGTTGAGAACGCGGACGAGTTGCTCGCGCGTACGCCTGCAGGCTGGGTCTCGCACCACCTCCGGATCGACACCGCCGGCGTACGCGCCTCCCTGGCCTGA
- the rho gene encoding transcription termination factor Rho produces the protein MLLADLKSLAGGLGISGTGSMKKADLVSAIKAAQSAKSAAAKADAPKNDAPKSDTPRSDNAGEQGERRERPRRERAPRTNAGENAGSDAPKADAPKTDAPQGEQAGDGGEQPQRNERRQNNNQNNNQNQRGQNQGNQGGGNNQGGGNNQGGGNFGDGDGDSRSSRNRRRRSRDRDRRGGAAGGGGMPRGEIDTEVREDDVLVPAAGILDVNDKYAFVRTSGYLPSSDDVYVSISMVRKLGLRRGDAIVGQVRQPREGEARASFNPMVKIDSVNGVDPSKAAGRADFAKLTPLYASERLRMETDNTNLIGRVIDIAAPIGKGQRGLIVSPAKAGKTMVMQSIANSITINNPECHLMVVLVDERPEEVTDFERSVKGEVISSTFDRPATDHTIVAELAIERAKRLVELGHDVVVLLDGITRLGRAYNLAAPASGRILSGGVDSAALYPPKRFFGAARNIEHGGSLTILATALIESGSKMDEVIFEEFKGTGNMEIRLRRDFAEKRIFPAIDAVQSGTRREELLMGKDELAIIWKLRRVLSALDGQQALELLLERLKKTQSNGEFLMQVQNTTPGGSSE, from the coding sequence ATGCTGCTCGCCGACCTCAAGTCGCTGGCGGGTGGCCTCGGTATCAGCGGCACCGGATCGATGAAGAAGGCCGACCTGGTCTCCGCGATCAAGGCTGCCCAGTCCGCCAAGTCGGCGGCTGCCAAGGCTGATGCGCCCAAGAACGACGCTCCGAAGAGCGACACCCCCAGGAGCGACAACGCCGGCGAGCAGGGCGAGCGCCGTGAGCGTCCTCGTCGTGAGCGTGCGCCGCGTACGAATGCCGGCGAGAACGCCGGTTCGGACGCCCCGAAGGCTGACGCCCCGAAGACGGACGCTCCCCAAGGCGAGCAGGCAGGCGACGGCGGTGAGCAGCCGCAGCGCAATGAGCGCCGCCAGAACAACAACCAGAACAACAACCAGAACCAGCGCGGCCAGAACCAGGGCAACCAGGGCGGCGGCAACAACCAGGGCGGCGGCAACAACCAGGGCGGCGGCAACTTCGGAGACGGCGACGGCGACAGCCGCAGCAGTCGCAACCGTCGACGTCGCAGCCGTGACCGCGACCGTCGCGGCGGCGCCGCCGGTGGCGGTGGCATGCCTCGTGGCGAGATCGACACCGAGGTGCGCGAGGACGATGTACTCGTCCCGGCGGCCGGCATCCTGGATGTCAACGACAAGTACGCCTTCGTCCGCACCAGCGGCTACCTGCCGAGCTCGGACGACGTGTACGTCTCCATCTCGATGGTGCGCAAGCTCGGCCTGCGCCGCGGTGACGCGATCGTCGGTCAGGTCCGCCAGCCCCGTGAGGGCGAGGCACGCGCCAGCTTCAACCCGATGGTCAAGATCGACTCGGTCAACGGTGTCGATCCGAGCAAGGCTGCCGGGCGCGCGGACTTTGCCAAGCTGACGCCGCTGTACGCCAGCGAGCGTCTCCGGATGGAGACCGACAACACGAACCTGATCGGGCGCGTGATCGATATCGCCGCCCCGATCGGCAAGGGCCAGCGCGGTCTGATCGTGTCGCCGGCCAAGGCCGGCAAGACGATGGTGATGCAGTCGATCGCGAACTCGATCACCATCAACAACCCCGAATGTCACCTGATGGTCGTCCTCGTCGACGAGCGTCCGGAGGAAGTCACCGACTTCGAGCGCTCGGTCAAGGGTGAGGTCATCTCGAGCACCTTCGACCGGCCCGCGACCGACCACACGATCGTCGCCGAGCTCGCGATCGAGCGCGCGAAGCGCCTGGTCGAGTTGGGTCACGACGTCGTCGTGCTCCTCGACGGCATCACCCGTCTGGGCCGTGCGTACAACCTCGCCGCTCCGGCGTCGGGTCGCATCCTGTCCGGTGGTGTCGACTCCGCCGCGCTCTACCCGCCGAAGCGCTTCTTCGGTGCGGCGCGCAACATCGAGCACGGTGGCTCGCTCACCATCCTCGCCACTGCCCTGATCGAGTCCGGCTCCAAGATGGATGAGGTCATCTTCGAGGAGTTCAAGGGCACCGGAAACATGGAGATCCGCCTCCGCCGCGACTTCGCGGAGAAGCGCATCTTCCCGGCCATCGACGCGGTCCAGTCCGGTACGCGCCGCGAGGAACTCCTGATGGGCAAGGACGAACTCGCCATCATCTGGAAGCTTCGCCGCGTACTCTCCGCGCTCGACGGTCAGCAGGCACTCGAGCTGCTGCTCGAGCGCCTCAAGAAGACGCAGAGCAACGGTGAGTTCCTGATGCAGGTCCAGAACACCACCCCGGGCGGATCCTCGGAATAA